The Alkalibacter rhizosphaerae genomic sequence CCCCTTATAGGGGTAAACCACATCGAAGGTCACATCAGTGCCAACTACATCGATAATCCCGACCTGGAACCCCCCTATCTGACGCTGGTGGTTTCCGGTGGGCACACCCATCTGATCCGGGTGGATGATTACGATTCTTATGAAGTTCTTGGACAAACTCGAGACGATGCGGCAGGGGAGGCTTTTGATAAAATTGCCAGAACGTTGAAACTGGGATATCCGGGAGGGCCTGCCATCGACAAGGCGGCGTTGCTGGGAGATCCCCATGCCGTGGAATTCCCACGGGCCTATCTGGAAGAAAATTCTTTTGATTTCAGTTTTAGTGGATTGAAATCCGCCGTGTTGAACCATCTCAACGGATTGAAGATGAAAGGGAAAGAGTTTCGGGTGGAAGACATTGCCGCCAGTTTTCAGATGGCCGTAGTGGATGTGCTGGTGGACAAGACCGTTGCTGCAGCCGTGGCAACGGGTTTAAAAGAGATCTGTCTATCCGGCGGCGTCTCCTGCAACTCCCTGTTGCGAAAAAAAATGAGGCAGCGATGCCAGTCGGAAGGACTAGTGCTTCACTACCCAAAAGCGACTTATTGTACGGACAATGGAGCCATGATCGCCGGTGCCGGATACTTCAAGTATGAGGCGGGTGTGTTCGCCCCGGAAGACCTGACTGCCGATCCCAATTTGCGACTGGGCTAAGCTGTGGATAAGTAACTTGTCAAGCATTTTTTTCTCCGTTAAATGGGTTTTCGACTTGTATAAAAATGTGGATAAGTACCTGTAAAGAGGTTATTTGGTGCAATTATCTGTGCAAAACTGTGGATAAACTCGTGGATAACTGTGGGAAATGTTTATAAGTCATGAAAATTCATGAAATAACAGTTTTTGTCAACAGGCGGAAACCCTCATGGGAACTGGGCTTGAGGATGTCAAGAAAAAAGTGGTTGAAAAGCAACGCAAATTATTCTTCGCCATCCTCCAGATCCAACTGCTTTTCCGTCCATTGATCCATCAATCGGGACAGATCGTCTTTGGCATTCTCATAGGCCTGGTTGATGCGGCAGGACTCGTCAAAATCGTCATAAAATCCTTCCGAGCAAATGAGTTTTTCGTACTCCGTGATGGAGCCTTCCAGTGCCAGGATCTTTTCTTCCAATTCATTGATCTCCCGACGAAGCTGAATGCGGGCCTGCTTGGTCCGGTTGGAGGCTTTTTTTCGTTGTGTGGCTTCCGTTTTGGTCATGGCCGCCTCCTGGGTTTGAAGTTCTTCCAGCAACTGGGCTTCTTTCACTTTTTCCAGATAGTAGTCGTAATTACCAGGATATGAGGTAATGGAACCGTCTTTGAGGACCAGCAAACGGTCGATCACCTTGTTGAGAAAATATCGGTCGTGGGAGACCACCAGAAGGCTGCCGTTGTAGTCCTGCAAGGCCTTTTCCAATACATCCACGGAGGCAATGTCCAAATGATTGGTGGGCTCGTCCATAAGAATCAAGTTGGCTCCGGAGAGCATGGTTTTCGCCAGGGAGATCCGACTTCTTTCTCCTCCGGACAATACGGAGAGGGGCTTAAAGACATCTTCTCCATAAAAGCGAAAATAGGAAAGGAGGTTTCGGATCTCTCCCTCGTTGGCCCGGGGTCGGTAGTCGGAGATCTCTTCCACGGGGGTGGACTCCAGGTTCAAGCCGGCGTTGTCCTGTCGAAAATAGGCGGTGGTGACCTTCTGGCCGTGGGACGCGTGTCCTTCATCGGGATCAAGTTCTCCGTTGATGATTTTAAGGAGGGTGCTTTTCCCGCTGCCGTTCATGCCGATGATGCCGATTTTTTCTCCCCGGTACATGGTGAAGTTCACATGGGAGAAAAGAGGCTTGTCGAAGGCTTTGGCCAGCTCTTCCACTTCCAGCACCACTTTCCCGCTTTGGATGTCCGGTTCGAAAGTCATGGAAATGGTCCGTGTATCCTCAAAAGGACGATCCGTCTTCGGCATTTTTTCCAGAAGTTTTTCCCGACTTTCCGCTTTGCGAATGCTTTTTTCCCGGTTGAATTGTCGAAATCGCTTGATGATCTCCTCCTGCCGCTGGATCTCCCGCTGCTCCACTTTGTATCGGTGCATCTGGGTCTCCAGATCTACCTGTTTTTGCCTGGTGTAACTGGAATAATTGCCGTTGTATCGATTCAATTTTTTATTTTCCACTTCCCAGATCTGATTCACCAGGGCATCCAGAAAATAACGATCGTGGGAAATGATCATGAAAGAGCCGTTGTAGGACTTCAGGTAGGTCTCCAGCCACTGGATGGTTTCGATGTCCAAGAAGTTGGTGGGTTCATCCAATAAAAGCAAGGACGGATTTTGCAGGATCAATTTGGCCAGGGACACCCTGGTCTTTTCGCCGCCGCTGAGAGATCCGATGACCTGCTCAAATCGTTCCGGAGGAAATCCGAGACCGGTCAGTATTCCCTTGGTACGACTCTCATGCTCGTAGCCTGCGGCGTTTTCAAAGGTTTCCGTCAAGTCGGCGTACCGCTTGAGAAGGCTTTGGATCCCTTCTTCTGGAGAAGATGCGATCTGCATTTCCAGGGAACGCAGTTCTTCTTCCATGGCCAGCACCTCGTCGAAGACGGACAAGGCTTCCTGATAGACGGTATGTTCCAGGTCCAGGTTGGACTCCTGGGTCAGGTATCCGATGGTCAGTCCCTTCGATTTATCCAGGCTGCCACCGTCCGATCCGGTGCCGCCGGCGATCATCCGAAGCAGGGTGGTTTTCCCTGTTCCGTTTTTTCCAACGATGCCGATCCTGGCGTTGTCGTCCACCTGAAATGATATTGTATCGAATATAACGGTTACCCCGTAACTTTTTGTGATATTATTGCCATTAAGTAGCATGAGATACCTCCAAATGTTCTGCTTTTCTGATAATATATTACTACAGCATGGGTTTTTAAGCAATTCGTGATAAAATTAACGATTTATCGTAAAAATCTTTGAAAATACAATAACAAAAAATTGACAATAAAATTTCGAATTGCTATAATTATTTCTAAGTGAGTGGGAACGAAAGGAGAAGGACATGCAGAAAAATTCCGTCAAAGTATCCATGGCAGTAGTACGGCGACTGCCGAAATACTACAGATATTTGGGAGATTTGATACAAAACGGTGTGATGCGGATTTCATCCAAGGAATTGGGAAAATTGATGGGATTGACAGCCTCCCAGATCAGACAGGACCTGAACTGCTTTGGTGGCTTCGGGCAACAGGGGTACGGCTATAACGTGGAAGAGCTTCAAAAGGAGATCGGCCGGATCCTGGGGTTGAACCAAACATACAACTGTGTCATCGTTGGTGCAGGAAATTTGGGACAGGCCATTGCCAATTACGAAGGGTTTCGACGGGAAGGATTTGCTCTAAGCGCCATGTTTGACGTCAATCCACGACTTATCGGCAATACCATCCGGGATATCAAAATCTATGACATCCAAGATCTGGGGACATACGTTCTGGAAAACGACATCCAACTGGGCATCATCTGCGTGCCAAAGGAACAAAGCCAGGGTGTGGCCGATACCATGATGGAAAACGGGATCAAGGCCATCTGGAATTTTGCACCGGCAGATGTACAGGTACGGGACAATGTGGTCATCGAAAACGTGGCCATCAGTGAAAGTTTGTATACACTGACCTACTTGATGAACGAACCCCAATTGGAGATCTGATCTTCGGTTTGGGAAAAAGTGAATTATTTGGACATGGAAGTCTGCTAGAGGTATAATAAACGCATATTATACCTTTAGGCAGATTTTTTTGATAGAAAAGGGTAGAATCCCCGAATAATGAATGAGGAGATGAAACGATGACAACAACGAAAGAAGAAATCATGCAGAGTGCAAAAGATCTGG encodes the following:
- the tsaD gene encoding tRNA (adenosine(37)-N6)-threonylcarbamoyltransferase complex transferase subunit TsaD, with protein sequence MKKDAIILGIESSCDETSAAIVKNGRQVLSNVIYSQIDIHQPYGGVVPEIASRNHVKKIGIIVAQAFKDANISYDDVDAVAVTYGPGLVGSLLVGLSFAKAFSFAAGKPLIGVNHIEGHISANYIDNPDLEPPYLTLVVSGGHTHLIRVDDYDSYEVLGQTRDDAAGEAFDKIARTLKLGYPGGPAIDKAALLGDPHAVEFPRAYLEENSFDFSFSGLKSAVLNHLNGLKMKGKEFRVEDIAASFQMAVVDVLVDKTVAAAVATGLKEICLSGGVSCNSLLRKKMRQRCQSEGLVLHYPKATYCTDNGAMIAGAGYFKYEAGVFAPEDLTADPNLRLG
- a CDS encoding ABC transporter ATP-binding protein — translated: MLLNGNNITKSYGVTVIFDTISFQVDDNARIGIVGKNGTGKTTLLRMIAGGTGSDGGSLDKSKGLTIGYLTQESNLDLEHTVYQEALSVFDEVLAMEEELRSLEMQIASSPEEGIQSLLKRYADLTETFENAAGYEHESRTKGILTGLGFPPERFEQVIGSLSGGEKTRVSLAKLILQNPSLLLLDEPTNFLDIETIQWLETYLKSYNGSFMIISHDRYFLDALVNQIWEVENKKLNRYNGNYSSYTRQKQVDLETQMHRYKVEQREIQRQEEIIKRFRQFNREKSIRKAESREKLLEKMPKTDRPFEDTRTISMTFEPDIQSGKVVLEVEELAKAFDKPLFSHVNFTMYRGEKIGIIGMNGSGKSTLLKIINGELDPDEGHASHGQKVTTAYFRQDNAGLNLESTPVEEISDYRPRANEGEIRNLLSYFRFYGEDVFKPLSVLSGGERSRISLAKTMLSGANLILMDEPTNHLDIASVDVLEKALQDYNGSLLVVSHDRYFLNKVIDRLLVLKDGSITSYPGNYDYYLEKVKEAQLLEELQTQEAAMTKTEATQRKKASNRTKQARIQLRREINELEEKILALEGSITEYEKLICSEGFYDDFDESCRINQAYENAKDDLSRLMDQWTEKQLDLEDGEE
- a CDS encoding redox-sensing transcriptional repressor Rex, with translation MQKNSVKVSMAVVRRLPKYYRYLGDLIQNGVMRISSKELGKLMGLTASQIRQDLNCFGGFGQQGYGYNVEELQKEIGRILGLNQTYNCVIVGAGNLGQAIANYEGFRREGFALSAMFDVNPRLIGNTIRDIKIYDIQDLGTYVLENDIQLGIICVPKEQSQGVADTMMENGIKAIWNFAPADVQVRDNVVIENVAISESLYTLTYLMNEPQLEI